TGGTTTTCACGCTAGGCTTCGTAATAGCCATAGGTAAGGGCCCTCAACTAACGCAACTAACTAGTAAGGATGTGTTTTTCATAGTGCTCTCCGGAATAGCTGGCGCCGTATCTTGGCTGCTCTATTTTGCCGCTTTAAAATTGACTAACGCTTCGAAAGTTGCGCCAATAGACAGAGCAAGCGTATTATTTGTGTTAGTCTTATCCGCCCTTATTCTAGGCGAAAAAATAACATTTAAAACGGCGATGGCGGGGGTCCTCATTTTCATTGGAGTTCTATTGCTTGCAATTTAAAAGGCATAGATGCAGAGCCATGTTTCGCAGCACACATTAGTGCCTTCACAGTCCCGCTGTTGATAAATTTTAACTAATACAAACACTTACACTTGATGCGTGATCGATATGCCAGACGTTTCGTTAACTAAAGTTGAGTTCCTGCCAAAACGTGATTTAGACGAATTAGAGAAATAAAAGATTTCCTTTATTTTACGTTTCCTAAAAATTCTGCTAATATTATTAGTGATCTCTTCAGTTGTTTCCGGCAATGCGGGACCCGCATATTCTGGGATGTACTTAATACCGTTCCATTCTGGCGGGTTATGTGAGGCTGTAATCATTATTGCGCCAGCAACTTTCCTATGTAAAACCTCAAAGGCTGCGACTGGGGTGGGCATATCTCTTCTTGTGAGGTACGTTCGAACATCATTACCTAACATTATTCCGCATGTACTTTCTGCAAAGTGGCGTGATCATTTGCGCGTATCATATCCAACTATAATGCCTCTTTCATTTAAGCTGCGAGACTGAACATAATCAGTTATATCTTGAGCCGTAACTTTTACATTATCAAAAGTAAACTCTCTGCCTATGATACCGCGCCAACCGTCTGTGCCAAAACTAATTTTCACCGAAAATCCTCAACATATCTCAACTTTTTATTAACCGTTCAATTCTGGTTTTTTCTACTGCACTATAACTAAAGGGAAAGATATAAGCATTCTTTAATCAAACTTATGATATTATAACTCGAAGTAGGAGAGTAAAATGCGGATAGGATTCTTCGTTTGGGAATACCCGTCTGCGCTTGTAGGCGGTTTTAGGAATATACGCAGAATATATAACTCACGAGTTTGTTGAGTTAGGTCACGATGTTACGGTTTTTAGAAAAGAAGGATACAAGTTTGACGTTGTTTGTGTACACAACTGGTTGAGCAGCATAGCTGGCTTAATAACCAAGAACGAAACCAAAATCCCAGTTATTTTCCACGTTCACAGCACAGAATGGGGAAGAAGCGGTGGCAAGGCTCAGAGGTTGTTTCACATCTTGAATGGACAGCTGCCCAAGCTGCTGACAGAATAATAATCGTCAGTCATGCGATGAAGGACGATTTGGTACGTCACGGTTGGCCTCAACAAAAAAAGCGTACTTAGCCCTCAACCCTCATCGAATAATGGAGTACTTGACGTTATATTTAAAGATTCGCTTAAAAAATTAAGTGGACCGAGTGGGATTTGAACCCGCGACCTTCCGCATGCCAAGCGGACGATTTAGTAGCGTTTAAAACGCTCATACCAGTCTGATCTACCGACCCTTCAAAAGTTTATTTTATCTCCTTAAATAAAAATTTTGAGTTTAACTGAATGAGCTTTCTTCTGTTCCAGATTAATATAACGACTTGCGATGGCTATAAAAGTTTTTTCTTCAACCTTTTTCTAAAGAGTTGTTAAAGTTTAATGTCAAATGGAATGAATTTTTAATGTAAAGCTGGGTTAGGTTTTTATGCAGAATTCTATCGCATTTTTTAACATTTTCCATGTAGTTTTAAGTTTTTCAGGATGTGGGCTGAATAAAACGATTTTTCCATCTCCTAGGTTGGTTGCTAGAATCGCAGCTTTCCCGCTTTGAAATCTTCCTATAACCTCTTCATTACGCCTTGAAATTATTTCTGGGCCATTTTGATAAAACATCTCTATTTTCTCTTGGAAACCTTCAGCTATCGGATGCTTAGGGTTGCTTATAGTTATATTCACGACTCCTTCTCCATATCGCCTTAAGGCTTCAGCTTCACAAAGCTTTAATGCTGAAGCAGCATAAGCACCCATGCAGATTCCAATATAGCCTCCCCCCTCTATAATAAAGAATCGAATTTCATTCACAGTTTTCTCGGTTAAAGAAGAAAGAAGCTTAAAAGTATAGCCTCCTGGAATTATTAAAGCACTAAAAAGTTTAAGCTTTCCTTCTTCAATCTCTTTAGCCTTCAAAAGCTTATAAGGTATACGCATTTCTCTTAAAGCTTGGGAAACCTCAGGATATAAAACTGCATAGTTTTCGGAAAAAAGTGCAACAATCTTCTTAAGCAACACCAACTTAAAAATCCCTAAAATTTATATTCAAGAAGAGAGAAAAATTTTTAACGTTTTAACTTCCATTATAAACTTGGTGCCGAGGTAGCTCAGCCTGGGAGAGCACCCGGCTGAAGTCTATTGGTAGCCAGAAACCGGGTTGACGGAAAATCCGGCCCAATCGCGCGTTCAAAACCATTTAAAAATGGGGGGAATCGCGCCCTCGGCACCAAAACTTATTAAAACGTAAAACCTTTAAAGAGGATTAAGCTAATCAATTTCTTGCGCGGCCGTAGTCCAGCCTGGTCTAAGACGTCGGCCTGCCACGCCGGTGACCCGGGTTCAAATCCCGGCGGCCGCACCAAGCTTGGTTTAATTTAGCATTCTTTCAAGGTTTTAAGAATCAATCTTCTTTTATTGTAAAATTAAAAAGTTTTATTTCCTTTTCATTAAAGCTCTGCAGAATCTGCTAGTAAAATAACAAGTTCAATCTCTTTTAATAAGCTTCATGAGTTTAAAACATGCTCTTATGTAAAAGAATTTAAATCTTCAAATTTTTTACAATCATATGCAATTTTACGTTACATTAACTTTAAATTGCAATTTAAAATGCAGTTATTGCTATGGCAAATGCTGTGAAGACTTGAGTTAAGCTTGAAGGTTTAGAAATAGATGACTCTCTTCTAACAGTTATTAATTATAACATTTCCCAACTTAAAGATTTTGCGAAAAAGATGATGACTTAACAATTATCTTCTATGGTGGAGAACCTTTACTTCAAATCGATAAAATAAAGGGAATTTTTACTGGAGCAGTTATGATGTTCATTATGAGTATGCAAGAAATTTCAGCAACTATATTTATTTATAAACCTAGTTGGGAAACGCTTCCAATTGGAATATTCCTTCAATGGTGGCATGGCTCTGAATTTGGTTATCCATCTTCTTTAGGTCTCATTCTTTTAATTAAGGGATTATTCGTAAGACAAGAGAGTAGAGTTTTTGATTCTGCCTAAAAATTATGAATAATCAAGTTACGATTAATCGTAAAATTTATATAACAATGTTATGTTAAAATTAAGTCAATTAGAAAGTGCAAAAAGGTGATTTTATGATTGGTCAATATTTAATAACATTCAGAGAAGTTTTTGAAGCAGCGCTTATAACATCAATAATTCTTTCTTATTTAATTAAAACCAAAAGGCATTTACTAACGCGCTACGTATGGTATGGTGTTTACTTAGCGATAGTAGCAAGCTCAATCATAGGTGTAGCTACTTGGTTTTTATACGGTTTTCTTTCAAAATCAACACAATTATTATTTGAGGCTATAACAGCTTTTACAGCTGTCCTTGTTTTATCTTCAATGATTTATTGGATGACTATTAAAGGCAAGAATATTAAAAAAGAAATGGAACAACGAATTGAGAAAGTTGTTGCGAAAGGCACTATCTTCAGCTTAGTGTTAATTGCATTTATAGTTGTATTTAGGGAAGGGCTTGAAACAGTGCTTTTCTTAACACCGTTTTTGATAGAAGATAAAGCAGGCACAATTATTGGATTAAGTATGGGAATAGCTATAGCGTTAGGCTTTTCTTATAGCGTATTTACAATTGGCGCAAAAATTGATGTACATAAATTTTTCTATTTTACTAGCATACTTTTAATACTGCTTGGAGGAGGGTTAGCTGGTTATGGCGTTCATGAATTGCTTGAGTATTATGAAGAGATTGGCATTAATGCAGGCTGGCTAGGGGAAGTGGCTTACAGTCTAAATATATCAAAGGAAAATCCATTACATCATAATAACGTAATTGGCTCAATATTTGCTGTAATGTTTGGCTACGCGGTTAAAGCTGAATGGGCAAGAGTAATAGTGCATTTAGCATATTTAGCAATAGCGTTTACAATATTCTACAGGACTTCAAAAAACCTTTAGAATTTAAAATTTAAGCGTAAAGACTCGTTAATAGGTTTATGAATGCGCTATTTAAGAAAATGGAGCGAAATTAATTGAGCAAAACAATTATTTAAAATTTGGCAAATAAAGGCAGTTAATTTAAAACTAGCTTTAAGAGGATATTGAAAAATTAAGAATAAGCGTAAGCATTAAGTAAATTCTTAACGCTTTCAGATCTTCTTTAAACAAAAGCGAATTTAATATACAAATTGATGGAATTGCTGGCAAGAAATGGAAAGAAAAAATTGGCTTTATAAACGCGAAGTATATTGGAAATCATGTAAAGTACGTCGTTAAAAACCATAAAAAAGATATTTGATGCTTTTAATGCTAATTAATTTCGCTCTTTAAATAAAGGAATGCGTTATAAGGCATAGATATGAATGAAAGACCTATCAAAAGCGGATTGTAAGCTTCAAAGTTCCAAACGTTTAAGAGATGCACCGCTTAATAGTAACTTTTGGGGCTAACAATCCACAGCCAAGGTGAATCTGTGTTCGGTTCCTTAGGCCAATATCTTAAGCTATGCACGCTTACCATATAAGGTAAATGCTTTATTGGATTAAGGCTGCAAATTAAAAGGCTAATAAATTTTATTAAAAGCGTATAAAAAGAAGAAAATCATAAAAAGCCCAATCTAAGCAAGCATTCCAATAGTTGAGGAAAGCTTCTTTTTTATTGAATAGCATTGAATAACATAGTAAAAGCATTAAAGGCGTTATAAAGAGTAAAGAAGAAAGCTTCCTATTGCGAAAGCTAGAAGAAAATATCTAAAAGAGCTAAAATGTAAAAAACATTTAATAAAACTGCGCTAGCTCCAAAGGCTAACTGAAAATCCCCAGTCAAAAGGGTTATCGTCAAATAGGAAGACTCCTAAAGCAAAACCTAACCTGCTCATTTTCAAGCAAAAAACATATTTAGCCCTATTACCCATGAAAGAATTTCCAATTCTTTTTTAAAAGTAAAATCGAGTTTTAGGATTCACTCCAAAATCGTGGCGGGCCCGCGGGGATTTGAACCCAGGATCCCCGGCTCCGGAGGCCCAGCGTCTTATCCAAACTAGACGACGGGCCCATTGATTTATGTTTTAATTCTATTTTAGTTTAAATATTCAATTTTAAATTCAGTTTAAGGTTAACTTTAAATTCTTAAAAATATAATTATGTTATATGGTGAAAAGTGGAATGGAGAATGTTGAACTTCAATATTGTTGGATGCTTCATGAAATTGCTAAATCTCTTGGAATGGCTGAAAATCTCCAAGCAATTTTAAATTTAATTGTTAAAAGCGTTGTCGATAACTTAGGGTTAAAAGCATCTTCGATAAGGCTTTTAGATAAAGATAAGAAAACATTAAAGCTTGAAGCTGCTTATGGATTAAGCGATGAATATTTAAGGAAAGGCCCTGTTGAAATTGATAAAAGCCCAATAGATAAAGAAGCTTTAAAAGGTAAACCAGTGGTGATAAAAGAAGTTGATAAAGATTCTAGAATGCTTCAATACCCAGATGAAGCTAGAAAAGAAGGAATAGCTTCAATGGTTTGCATTCCATTAATGATTAAGGATGAGGTTATAGGAAGCTTAAGAGGATACTCATCTAAAACTAGAGAATTTTCAAGTGTTGAATTAACATTTTTAACAGCTTTAGGAAATTTAGGTGCTATAGCTATAGAAAATGCAAGGTTAAACGAAAGATTAATTAAAAAAGCTGAAGTTATGAAAAAACTTTTAAACATAGCTGAAGCTGTAACATCAACATTAAATAAAAAAGAAGTTTTAGAAAGAGTTGTTAAAGCAGCTATTGAAGTTTTAAACGCTAAAGGATGCAGCTTAAGGCTTATGGATGAAAATAAAGAAAGGCTTGAGCTTGTTTCCTCAATAGGTTTAAGTCCACAGTATTTAGCTAAAGGTGCTATAAGAGTTTCTGAAGAAATAAAAGATGTTATTGAAGGAAAACCAGCGGTTATTTATAATGCGTTAGTAGATGAAAGAGTTTATGATAAAGAATCTTTGAAGAGGGAGGGAATTAAATCAATTTTAGCTGTGCCAATAATTGTGAAAAATAAGATAATAGGCGTGTTAAAAGTTTACGATCAAAACTATAGAAAATATGAGGATGATGAAGTTGAAGCCTTAAATCTTTTAGCTAGTATTGGAGGAATAGCAATAGAAAATGCGAGGCTTTATAAGCTTGCTTTAACAAACTGGCAGGAAGCTGTTAAATCTCTTTGGGAAAAAATAGATGTTTGGGGTCCACCATAACAGCGATTTTAAAAGCTGCTGGAATGAATTTAAAAAATGTTGTTAAGTTACTTTATACATTAAAAGCCTTAAAGATAGCTTTTAAATTGCTGTTAAATTTTCAAATGTTCCATCTGTAGAGTAATTATCAACTATAACAACCTTATAACCATCAAAATTTGAATGGCATCAACTATTTAAACAATTCTTAATATATTTTGCATTAATATATACTTGTACCATAAATTGAAGTAAGAGGCATTGTCAAAACATCTTTTTTAAAAACAGGCTCAATATAATGAATGTTATTTTAAAAATTTTTCAAATTTAAGCTTTCTGAGAATTAGAATCCTTATATCAGTTCTGGAAATAGATTTATTCTTTAACTTTGTATTTTATACTGAATTTGTTATTATTATTGATGTTTATTTTAAATTTGATTTACTGTATTAGCTGTTATAAAACATATCTCATATTAAGTTAACGTGGTTCTTTCATATTTTAAGATTAACCATGATCCTATAGAGTATAAAATAAATAATATGGAAGCTATCCAAAAAGGAATTATATAACCAAATTTTTCTGTTAATAAACCGGAAAAAATAAGAGATGGAATCATTATTAAATTTGATGGTGCATGAAGAAAAGCTATTGTTGTGGCTATGTTGCTTTGATCTTTAACTGCTTGAGCTATTAATGATTCCCAAGTGATGTAGCTTAAAGATTCTCCTAAACCCATTATTAAAACTATAAGTAAAACTAACCATTTTTTAGAGAATGGAAGTGAAATAACAGCTGGAGTATAAAGAATGCTCTGAATGAAAATAACTTTTTTTATAGATGGTTTTCCATAAAGAGTCACTGGAAGCAGTAATGCTCCAGTAGCATTATATAAAGCAAGAATTATACCTATGTTCCAATAATTAAAACCTATTGAGTTTAAATAAATTGGTAAAATAAAGCTTGATGTTATTGTTGAGGCAGCCATATAAAAACTCATATTTAAAGATGTTTTCCAAACTTTTCGATTAACTTCTCTTAAATCAAGGTTTTTAAAAAGAATTTTTAAAGTTAACTTTCTTTTTTGAGAATCTAAATCAATCATGTTCGCTGGAATAAAAATTAAAATTGATAAACCAATGAGAAATACAAAAACCCAGTTGAAACTCGCTATAATCAATAAGTATCCTGAAGTTAATGCGCCTATAGCGAATGATAAAGATCTAATGAAAAGCAACGTAGAAGTAACCATTTGAGGGTTTTTATTATTAGCCATTGCATAAGCTGCATTTCTATTAACAGCCCAAAGCGAACTTTCCTTTAAGCCTTGAAGCCCTTTAGCAACGCTATAAAGAAAAGGAGAGCTTGAAATAGCATAAAATATTGCTGAAGTAAAATTGCCTAAACCATTAATATTGAAAAATTTTTTAAATCCAATAACATCAGCTGCAGAAGCAAAAATCAATCTGCTAATAAGAAAAACAACCGGAAAAATCGAGAATATAAAACCTATGGTTGAAAGACTAATGTTTCGCTCTATTAGTAATAATGGAATTATTAACATATAAGCTCCTGATATAAATGCATCGAAAACATTAAGCATTATTAAATTACGCATTTATAAACACCCGTTTAAAAAATTAAAATTTATTACGCATTAAATGAGGTTTTTAAAGCCTTAGTTAAATTTGCGACTCAAGCGCTTTAATTATTGCCCTTAAAAGTTTACTTCCCATATCCATATACTCCATAAAATATTAAAAACAGTTTATTAAATTCATGGTTTAATTTAAACTTTTATCTTAGAAAATTAATTTTTATTTGAATATGCGTAAAATTGGGTTTATTATTTTTGATTTTTGAACATCAACCAACCCTTTATCTGTTATTTTTATCTCTGGAATTACAGGTAAGGCTAGAAAAGACATTTGAATAAATGGATGTTTTAAATTAACTCCAAGAGATTTAGCTGCATCGCAAACCTTTTTATATTTAAAGCAAGTTTCCTCAAAGGTTGTTGTAGCCATTAATCCAGCTAAATTTAATTTTAAAAAAGCTAAAACCTTATTATTTTTTACAGCAATCAATCCACCGTTAATTTTCTTGACTTGCTTTACGGCATAAAACATATCTTCAGCTTTAACGCCTAAAACTATTATATTATGGCTGTCATGAGCTATTGTTGAAGCTAATGCGCCTTCTTTTAATCCAAATCCTTTAACAAAACCTAAACCTATGCAACCTGTTTTTCCATGCCTTTCAACAACAGCAACTTTAACAACATCTAAGCTTAAATCAGGCTTTATAACACCGTTTACTATAGGAAGAAGCGCTATATCCTTTCTTGTTAACAATTGACCCTCTAAAATCTTTATAACTGCAACTTCAGCTTTCCCATTTTTTATTGAAGCTTTAACTTCAAAATCTTCAATTTTTAATTTTGGTAAATGAATTGTATGAAAAGCGTATTTAGGATATTTAAATGATTTTAATTCTTTAATTATTCTTCCATTTTTAGCTATAACAGCTCCATTAGCTATAACTAAGCTTGGTGTTGGATCTTCTAGTTTCTTAATTAAATTTAAATCAGCCATTCTTCCAGGGGCTAAAGCTTCTACATTTCTATCTATTTTAAAATGCTCAGCTGGATTAATTGTAACCATTTGAATCGCTGTTATTGGATCAACTCCCTCTTCTAAAGCTCTCTTCAATATATAATTCATATGACCATTTAAAGATAAATCTAAACAACTTTTATCGTCTGAAACGAGCATGCACCTTTTAAGCTCAACTCCTTCTTTAAGCAAAGCTTTAATTAAAATGGATAAGTTTTTTGCTGTGGATCCTTCTCTTATCTCAAGCTTTAATCCCATTTCAATATTTTGTATAGCTTCTTCTTTAGTTGAAGCTTCATGATTGCTTTCAACTCCAGCGCATGCATAAGCCATTAAACTTGAACCAATTAATCCAGGCGCATGCCCTTCTATAGTTTTCCATTCAGCTGCCTTAATGAATTCATTCTTTCTTCCAGATAAAACGCTTGAAAAATCCATAAGCTCTCCTAAAGCTACAACATTCTTATTCTTCATCAGTTCTTTAATCTCTTTTAATGTTAACTTTGCGCCTGATGTTTCCAGCTTAAGCGTTGATGGAACGCATGAAGGAACCGCAAAGAAAACTTTTAAAGGTAAAAGCTTAGCTTCATTCATCATTAATTTAATTCCTTTTAAACCAAGCACATTAGCTATTTCATGAGGATCAATAATAACAGTTGTTGTCCCATTAGGAAGAACTGCTTTAGCGAATTGAGTTAAAGTTAACATTGAGCTTTCTATATGAATATGCGCATCTATAAATCCTGGAGTTAAATATTGACCTTTAGCATCTATAACTTTAGTTTTAAATCCTATAGTGTAATTAACATCGCCAACAGCAGCTATTCTATTACCTTTAATAGCTACTCCAGTTTTCTCTATAATTCTTTTAGAAAAAACATTTATTAAATTTCCATTCTTAACAACTAAATCAGCTTTTTCTCTTCCTAAAGCAACATTTATAAGGTTAATTCTCCAACTCATCGATTCATCATTTTAATTTAACATTTTTCCTTCTAAAAGCTTTAACATTTCTTACTTACGTGAATACTTTAGCACCTAGAGTGAACGTCACCCCAGCTAATAAAGCTACTGCAAGAATTGAGTACTGAAAGCTTCTTGTAACATCAATTAATAAACCAAAAATTATTGGCATTGCAAATGGTCCAATATTGCCAAGTGATGATGTAAATCCTGTGACAC
This is a stretch of genomic DNA from Candidatus Bathyarchaeota archaeon. It encodes these proteins:
- a CDS encoding FTR1 family protein; the encoded protein is MIGQYLITFREVFEAALITSIILSYLIKTKRHLLTRYVWYGVYLAIVASSIIGVATWFLYGFLSKSTQLLFEAITAFTAVLVLSSMIYWMTIKGKNIKKEMEQRIEKVVAKGTIFSLVLIAFIVVFREGLETVLFLTPFLIEDKAGTIIGLSMGIAIALGFSYSVFTIGAKIDVHKFFYFTSILLILLGGGLAGYGVHELLEYYEEIGINAGWLGEVAYSLNISKENPLHHNNVIGSIFAVMFGYAVKAEWARVIVHLAYLAIAFTIFYRTSKNL
- a CDS encoding MFS transporter, producing MRNLIMLNVFDAFISGAYMLIIPLLLIERNISLSTIGFIFSIFPVVFLISRLIFASAADVIGFKKFFNINGLGNFTSAIFYAISSSPFLYSVAKGLQGLKESSLWAVNRNAAYAMANNKNPQMVTSTLLFIRSLSFAIGALTSGYLLIIASFNWVFVFLIGLSILIFIPANMIDLDSQKRKLTLKILFKNLDLREVNRKVWKTSLNMSFYMAASTITSSFILPIYLNSIGFNYWNIGIILALYNATGALLLPVTLYGKPSIKKVIFIQSILYTPAVISLPFSKKWLVLLIVLIMGLGESLSYITWESLIAQAVKDQSNIATTIAFLHAPSNLIMIPSLIFSGLLTEKFGYIIPFWIASILFILYSIGSWLILKYERTTLT
- a CDS encoding GAF domain-containing protein, with the protein product MENVELQYCWMLHEIAKSLGMAENLQAILNLIVKSVVDNLGLKASSIRLLDKDKKTLKLEAAYGLSDEYLRKGPVEIDKSPIDKEALKGKPVVIKEVDKDSRMLQYPDEARKEGIASMVCIPLMIKDEVIGSLRGYSSKTREFSSVELTFLTALGNLGAIAIENARLNERLIKKAEVMKKLLNIAEAVTSTLNKKEVLERVVKAAIEVLNAKGCSLRLMDENKERLELVSSIGLSPQYLAKGAIRVSEEIKDVIEGKPAVIYNALVDERVYDKESLKREGIKSILAVPIIVKNKIIGVLKVYDQNYRKYEDDEVEALNLLASIGGIAIENARLYKLALTNWQEAVKSLWEKIDVWGPP
- a CDS encoding EamA family transporter, producing the protein VFTLGFVIAIGKGPQLTQLTSKDVFFIVLSGIAGAVSWLLYFAALKLTNASKVAPIDRASVLFVLVLSALILGEKITFKTAMAGVLIFIGVLLLAI
- the ade gene encoding adenine deaminase, giving the protein MSWRINLINVALGREKADLVVKNGNLINVFSKRIIEKTGVAIKGNRIAAVGDVNYTIGFKTKVIDAKGQYLTPGFIDAHIHIESSMLTLTQFAKAVLPNGTTTVIIDPHEIANVLGLKGIKLMMNEAKLLPLKVFFAVPSCVPSTLKLETSGAKLTLKEIKELMKNKNVVALGELMDFSSVLSGRKNEFIKAAEWKTIEGHAPGLIGSSLMAYACAGVESNHEASTKEEAIQNIEMGLKLEIREGSTAKNLSILIKALLKEGVELKRCMLVSDDKSCLDLSLNGHMNYILKRALEEGVDPITAIQMVTINPAEHFKIDRNVEALAPGRMADLNLIKKLEDPTPSLVIANGAVIAKNGRIIKELKSFKYPKYAFHTIHLPKLKIEDFEVKASIKNGKAEVAVIKILEGQLLTRKDIALLPIVNGVIKPDLSLDVVKVAVVERHGKTGCIGLGFVKGFGLKEGALASTIAHDSHNIIVLGVKAEDMFYAVKQVKKINGGLIAVKNNKVLAFLKLNLAGLMATTTFEETCFKYKKVCDAAKSLGVNLKHPFIQMSFLALPVIPEIKITDKGLVDVQKSKIINPILRIFK